The genomic DNA ACATGCGCCGTCATCAACCCGTCCAACCCCTCGTGGATGACGTCCCGGAAGGGCTCCATCTGGGCGAGCACCTCCTCGCGCGTGGCGCGCATGACGGGCAGCTCCGTGTGGCTGTCGGCGTCCGTGGCGCCATGGCCGGGGAAGTGCTTGGCCACGGTGACGAGCCCCGCGTCCTGCTGGCCGCGCACGAAGGCGCGCCCCAGCTCCGACACCAGCGCCACCGAGTCTCCATAGGAGCGGCTGCCGATGACGGGGTTGCGCGGGTTCAGGTTGACGTCCAGCACGGGCGCCAGGTTCATGTTGAAGCCCAGACGTCTCAGGTCCTGCCCCTGGGCGAGACCCGCCGCGTAGGCGAGCTCCGGCGAGCGCGTGGCCCCGAGCGCCATGTTGCCCGGCAGCACCACCACCCCGTCCTTCACCCGCACCACGTTGCCGCCTTCCTGGTCCAGGGTGAGGAAGGGCGGCACCCCTCCGGCGAACAGCGCGCGCAGGTCCGCGTTGAGCCGCGCCACCTGCTCTCCATCCGAGATGTTGCGCTTGAACAGGCACACGCCGCCCACCCGGCGGCCGCGCACCAGTTGCTCCACGCCCCCATCCACCTCGGTGCCGCCAAAGCCCACCATCATCACCTGGCCCACCTTGTCCTCGAGCGACATGCCGCCGAGCAGCGCCTCGACTCGCGAGGGCGGCGGCGGGGGGCGCTCCGTCACGGGCGGGGTGACGGCGGGCGGGGCGGGGAGTGGGAGGACCCGATCCGGTGCGGTGGCACAGGCTCCGAGACAGAGCAGGAGCGGGAGGGCGAGGGTGCACGGGAGCCGGAGAGACACGTTGCCCGAAGACTAGACGAGCCCCTCCCCCCCCTCCATCTTCTGGCCAGCGGCGAATAAGTCGCCCGAAGGAGGACAAGGGAGGCAGGCGACCCTTGCGCGAATGCAGGGCCAGGAGTAATTGCCCGCGCAGGCAGCGCCACCGCGGGAGCGCCAGCTTTGCGAATCTCCGAGTTCCTCAGCCCAGAAGCCGTCGTCGCGGACCTGCGGGCCCGTGACAAGCAGGAGATCCTGCGCGAATTGAGCGCGGCGTTGGCCCAAGCCCATCCCTCGTTGAAGGGGGAGCGTCTGGTGGAGGTGCTGCGCGAGCGCGAGAAGCTCGGCTCCACCGGCATTGGCGAGGGCGTGGCCATTCCCCATGGCAAGCTGTCCGGGCTCACGCAACTGGTGGCCGCCTTCGGGGTGTCGCGTCAGGGCGTGGACTTCGAGGCCATCGACGGCAAGTCCACCCACCTGTTCTTCGCCCTCGTGGCTCCGGAGAACAGCGCGGGCGTGCACCTCAAGGCCCTGGCTCGCATCTCGCGCCTCTTCAAGAATCCGCGCTTCCGCGCCTCCATCCTCGAGGCGCCCACGGCCGAGGCCATCCACGCCCTGATCGTGCAGGAAGATGCCCGGCCTTGAGGCCATGATAAGCTGACCTGAATGCAACTGGTCCTTCGTCCGGTCAACGACCGCTTCTTTCATGAGCAGGTGTTGCCCTTCCTGTCGCTCTCCATGAGCGATTCGGCCAAGGCGCTGCAATCCCTGCTGGGGCAACTCGCGGACGAGGAGTCACGCCTGCTGGGCACGCGGTTGCTCGCTTCCCACATCGGAGGCGGGCTGGGGGGCGTGGAGCAGACGCCGTGGACCCTGCTGATGGAGCGCCTCACGGGACTGCACTGGGGCCTGGGCCCCTCGGGCTGGAGCGTGGTGGGCGAGCGCGCGGGCTACGTGGGCGACTGGGACGAGGCCCTGCACCTGGCGCTCATGCTGGAGGACCCGACCTACCCCTATGCCCAGGCGCGTGCCGCGCACGGCCGGCGCGAGGGCTTCCG from Melittangium boletus DSM 14713 includes the following:
- a CDS encoding PTS sugar transporter subunit IIA, with the translated sequence MRISEFLSPEAVVADLRARDKQEILRELSAALAQAHPSLKGERLVEVLREREKLGSTGIGEGVAIPHGKLSGLTQLVAAFGVSRQGVDFEAIDGKSTHLFFALVAPENSAGVHLKALARISRLFKNPRFRASILEAPTAEAIHALIVQEDARP